A window of the Canis lupus baileyi chromosome 1, mCanLup2.hap1, whole genome shotgun sequence genome harbors these coding sequences:
- the BBC3 gene encoding bcl-2-binding component 3, giving the protein MARARQEGSSPEPVEGLARDGPRPFPLSRLVPSAVSCGLCEPGLPAAPAAPALLPAAYLCAPTAPPAVTAALGGPRWPGGPRSRPRGPRPDGPQPSLSPAEQHLESPVPSAPGALAGGPTQAAPGVRGEEEQWAREIGAQLRRMADDLNALYERRRQEEQQRHRPSPWRVLYNLIMGLLPLPRGRGAPEMEPN; this is encoded by the exons ATGGCCCGAGCACGCCAGGAGGGCAGCTCCCCGGAGCCCGTAGAGGGCCTGGCCCGCGACGGTCCGCGCCCGTTTCCCCTCAGCCGCCTGGTGCCCTCGGCCGTGTCCTGCGGCCTCTGCGAGCCCGGCCTGCCCGccgcccctgctgcccctgccctgctgcccgCTGCCTACCTCTGCGCCCCCACCGCCCCGCCCGCCGTCACCGCCGCCCTGGGGGGCCCCCGCTGGCCTGGGGGTCCCCGCAGCCGGCCCCGAGGCCCGCGCCCCGACG GTCCTCAGCCCTCACTGTCGCCGGCGGAACAGCACCTGGAATCGCCGGTGCCCAGCGCCCCGGGGGCCCTGGCGGGCGGTCCCACCCAAGCAGCCCCGGGAGTccggggggaggaggagcagtgggCCCGGGAGATCGGGGCCCAGCTGCGGCGGATGGCGGACGACCTCAACGCGCTGTACGAGCGGCGG aGACAAGAGGAGCAGCAGCGACACCGCCCCTCACCCTGGAGGGTCCTGTACAATCTCATCATGGGACTCCTGCCCTTACCCAGGGGCCGTGGAGCCCCGGAGATGGAGCCCAATTAG